The window TACGACAAGGGTTTCTCCGCGGCGCTGACCGCAAGCTCGTCGGTGATTGCAGTCATCATCCCGCCGGCGATCGGCCTCGTCCTCTACGGCTTCCTGGGCAACGTATCGATCAAGGACCTGTTCATGGCCGGCATCGTGCCCGGCCTCCTGCTTGCGGTCGCGATGATGATCACCGTCAACATCATCTCGCGCCGTCGCGGCTATCTACCTAGCCGGGCAACGCCCGCAAGCTGGGGCGAACGCTGGCGCGCTTTCAAGGGCGCGTGGCTCGCCCTGCTGATCCCCGTCGGGATCATCGGCGGCATCCGCTTCGGCCTGTTCACGCCGACCGAAGCCGGCGCCATGGCCGTAGTCTACACGACCATCGTGGGCCTCATCTATGGCGAGTTCACGAGGTCGAGCTTCGTGACAGTCGTCAAAGACACGGTGCTGGCGACGGCCGGCATCATGCTGATCATCTGCGCGGCGAATGCGCTCGGCTTCTACATGTCATGGGTCGGTATTCCGGCCAAAGCGGCATCCCTGCTGATCGGCATCAGCGAGAATCCGATCGTCATCCTGCTTCTGCTGAATCTGCTGCTGCTTGTGGTCGGCATGTTCATTGAAGGCACGGCGCTGCTGATCCTGCTCACGCCGATCCTCGTGCCCGTGGTCCTTCAGCTTGGCGTGGATCCGGTGCATTTCGGAATCATCATGGTGCTCAACCTGACGATGGGCGGCATAACGCCCCCGCTCGGGACGCTCATGTTCGTCGCCTGCACCATAACGGGTGTGAGTATCGGCAAGTTCATCAAGGAAGCGATTCCGTTCATCGCAACCCTTCTCGCCGTGCTGATGCTTCTTACCTTCGTGCCGCAGATTTCGCTGTGGCTGCCGGGACTCGGGTGAGATGGGCACGCGATCGCGATCGCGTGCCTCCAGGATTGCCGGCGCTACTTTGCCGGCGACTTGTAGAGGAAATCCTCGACGCGCTCTTCACCGCCATATGCCAGACGCTGCATCCGGTAGAGGTTCTTCGAGTGGTCGAGCGCTCCCTGCCTGGACATATCCATGCCCTTCAGCGAGGCTTCCATCTCGACGCGCAGCGCGATAAGCGGGTGGCGCGCGATGCGGTCGGCATACTCCTCGGCCTTCGCCAGCACCTGATCCGCCGGAACGACGGCGTTGACCAGATTCGCCCGCAGCGCCTGTTCGGCAGTCAGCGGATCGCCGGTCAGCAGCATTTCCATCGCAACCGTGTGCGGGATGAAGCGCGAGAGGCGCGTCGAGCCGCCTGCCCCGCCCATGCCATAGGCGATCTCGGGAAAGCCGAACTTCGCATCTTCGGACGCGACGCGAATGTCGGTCAGATGGCTCAGATAGATCATGCCCTGGCCGTAGCAGTAGCCGCGCACGGCCGCGATGATCGGCTTGTAGCGTTCCAGCGCCAGCACATCGCGCGACCACGTGAACGTGTCGGGCACCTTCGTTTCGGTCCGATGCTTCGGAGATAGGTAGTATTTCAGCTCCTCCATCGGCGTATCGAACTTGGCGTACTCCGTCTTGATATCGTCGCCGGCCGAAAAGGCGCGGTCGCCGGCGCCCTGCATGATGCCGACATTCACCTCGTCATCGTTGAGGAACTCCAGCATATGGCCGTAGAGTTCCTTGTGCATCGCCGGCGTCATCGGGTTCACGCTTCCGTTGCGGATCGTGAAATATCCGACCTTGCCCTTGCGCTCGTATTCTATCGGCATTGAATCAACCTCTCTGTGTTCAGAGCCAAGCGCCGGCGACGCGATCGAAGCTGCCGACACGAAGGTCGGGCTTCTCGGCAACCAGCTTCTGCTTGGCGATTTTTTCGGATGGGGTCTTGGGCAGCGAGTCCCGATATTCCAGGAAGCGTGGAATCTTGAAGGCGGCGAGCCGCGTCTTGCAGTGCTCGAAGATGGCTTCGGGCGGCACGTCCTGCGGGGTCGTTCCGGGCTGCAGGACGAGGTAGGCCTTCACCTCCTCGCCACGCGAAGCATCCTTGACGCCCACGGCCGCCGCCTCCAGCACGCCCGGCAATTCGCGCAGCACGGCCTCGACCTCGCGCGCGGCGATGTTCTCGCCGCTGCGGCGGATCATGTCCTTGAGACGGCCGACGATGTAGTGAAAGCCCTGCGCGTCCTTCCAGAACAGGTCGCCGGTCCGGAACCAGTCGCCGAAATAGGACGACGCGTTTGCCTCCGGCTTGCGGTAGTAACCGAGCATGATACCAGGCCCGCGCAGGCACAGCTCGCCGACCTCGCCGACGGCCACCTCGTTGCCCTCGGCATCGACGATTTTTGCCTCGCGGAAAGGCGATGGTCGCCCGCAGGAGCCCGACCCGACCATATGCGTCGCTTCACGCGGCAAAAACAGCGCGGAACCGACCTCCGTCATGCCAAAGGATTCACGCGCAA is drawn from Mesorhizobium sp. CAU 1732 and contains these coding sequences:
- a CDS encoding enoyl-CoA hydratase/isomerase family protein → MPIEYERKGKVGYFTIRNGSVNPMTPAMHKELYGHMLEFLNDDEVNVGIMQGAGDRAFSAGDDIKTEYAKFDTPMEELKYYLSPKHRTETKVPDTFTWSRDVLALERYKPIIAAVRGYCYGQGMIYLSHLTDIRVASEDAKFGFPEIAYGMGGAGGSTRLSRFIPHTVAMEMLLTGDPLTAEQALRANLVNAVVPADQVLAKAEEYADRIARHPLIALRVEMEASLKGMDMSRQGALDHSKNLYRMQRLAYGGEERVEDFLYKSPAK
- a CDS encoding TRAP transporter large permease yields the protein MMDYLPIFILLALLALNVQVAFAIGIAAISFFLFSGEMPMQIFVQRFVASTQSFPLLAVPFFILTGAIMNEAGITQRMLKLAETLTGHMTGGLGQVNVMLSTLLSGMSGSANADTAMQSKLLVPEMVKQGYDKGFSAALTASSSVIAVIIPPAIGLVLYGFLGNVSIKDLFMAGIVPGLLLAVAMMITVNIISRRRGYLPSRATPASWGERWRAFKGAWLALLIPVGIIGGIRFGLFTPTEAGAMAVVYTTIVGLIYGEFTRSSFVTVVKDTVLATAGIMLIICAANALGFYMSWVGIPAKAASLLIGISENPIVILLLLNLLLLVVGMFIEGTALLILLTPILVPVVLQLGVDPVHFGIIMVLNLTMGGITPPLGTLMFVACTITGVSIGKFIKEAIPFIATLLAVLMLLTFVPQISLWLPGLG